The Candidatus Methylomirabilota bacterium genomic interval AGATGAAGTGAGAGGGGGACGAGAGGCGACGGTCAGGCGGCATCGATAAGCGCAACCACCCGCTCCCACTCTTCAATGAGGCGGGAAAGGATCTGCCTGATATCGGCGGTGGCCAGTCGGATCGATCCACGCTTGTGAGCGAGGAGCGTAGTCAAGAGGTCCCGATCGAGATGATGTTGTGAAGCTGCCGATTCAATGACCTCCATATCGGTGGTCGGGACAGGCGTCCCGTCCAGACGTATGATGGCGCGAAAGACCGGGAGGAGGGAGGTGATGGCGCCCGCAAGGAGGCCGTCAAGCGCCTCTCCGCGATCCGACAGCTCCAGGTATCCTTGCCGCAGTCGGATCAGCACGCCATGGAGCTCTCGTCGGCATTGGGCCCGAAGATGCTCGGGTGACACCACGATGGCGGAGAGTGCGTGAGAGCCACACAGTAGGCGACCGGACTCCTGGATATCCGACACCTCAAGAGGGAAGGCGCGGGCGGCGAGCCGGAGCTCGCCTTCCGTAAGGAGCAGGGGGACGATCTTGAGCCTCCGCCATCGGCGAAGCTGCTTCGCCGTCTCCGCCAACTCCTCCAGCCTGACCGATTGCAAGATAACCAGCAGGTTTACATCGGATCGGCCGGGGATGAAATCGCCACGAGCAGCGCTTCCATAGAGCCAGACCGAAACAAGTTGCCGATGGTACACCCGGTTGAGG includes:
- a CDS encoding nucleotidyltransferase domain-containing protein, which gives rise to MDKTIPSAGLGATLEGQLQAVVDSLNRVYHRQLVSVWLYGSAARGDFIPGRSDVNLLVILQSVRLEELAETAKQLRRWRRLKIVPLLLTEGELRLAARAFPLEVSDIQESGRLLCGSHALSAIVVSPEHLRAQCRRELHGVLIRLRQGYLELSDRGEALDGLLAGAITSLLPVFRAIIRLDGTPVPTTDMEVIESAASQHHLDRDLLTTLLAHKRGSIRLATADIRQILSRLIEEWERVVALIDAA